A region from the Bacillota bacterium genome encodes:
- a CDS encoding YvcK family protein yields MALGGGTGLSTLLRGLKELTDSITAIVAVMDDGGSSGRLREEMGVLPPGDIRDCLVALADAEPLMKRLFEYRFDHGTCLGGHSFGNLFIAAMSAITGDFELAVKESSRVLLVRGRVLPSTLDSCQLWAKLVDGTEVFGESLISKSKARIDHVYLDRDTCHPLPEALDAIAEADVIVIGPGSLYTSVIPNLLVQGVADSIRRARATRVYVCNVMTQPGETDGYSARDHVEAIISHAGDGLIDWVLVNSAPISLEMQDKYSRENAWPVRWDADSLKELGLGVVEAPMASETELVRHNPQALAREIIKLAERRQG; encoded by the coding sequence GTGGCCCTTGGAGGAGGCACCGGCTTGTCAACGTTGCTCCGGGGGCTCAAGGAGCTCACCGACAGCATAACAGCTATCGTAGCTGTTATGGACGATGGGGGGAGTTCCGGGCGACTCAGGGAAGAGATGGGCGTTCTCCCGCCGGGTGACATACGTGATTGCCTCGTGGCCTTAGCAGACGCTGAGCCGCTCATGAAACGCCTCTTCGAATACAGGTTCGATCACGGCACGTGCCTAGGTGGGCACAGTTTCGGCAACCTTTTTATAGCAGCAATGTCGGCCATAACAGGTGACTTCGAACTCGCCGTCAAGGAGTCCAGCCGAGTGCTCTTGGTCCGAGGTCGTGTGCTGCCGTCGACTCTGGACAGCTGTCAATTGTGGGCGAAACTGGTTGACGGCACGGAGGTGTTTGGTGAGAGCTTGATAAGCAAGAGTAAGGCCAGGATCGACCACGTCTACCTCGATCGCGACACATGTCATCCCCTCCCAGAGGCTCTCGACGCTATCGCGGAGGCTGATGTGATCGTTATCGGCCCGGGGAGCCTCTACACGAGCGTCATCCCGAACCTCCTGGTGCAGGGAGTCGCCGACTCGATCAGACGGGCGCGTGCGACCAGGGTATACGTGTGCAATGTCATGACTCAGCCGGGAGAGACCGACGGGTACAGTGCTCGTGATCACGTGGAGGCTATCATCTCCCATGCCGGGGATGGGCTCATTGACTGGGTCCTGGTGAACTCGGCGCCTATCTCCCTTGAGATGCAGGACAAGTATAGCCGGGAGAACGCATGGCCGGTTCGCTGGGACGCGGACTCCCTGAAAGAGCTCGGTCTTGGAGTCGTGGAAGCCCCCATGGCGAGTGAGACTGAACTGGTCCGCCACAATCCGCAGGCGCTTGCACGGGAGATCATCAAGCTTGCTGAGCGCCGACAGGGCTAG
- the rapZ gene encoding RNase adapter RapZ, whose protein sequence is KRVALVIDVRGEEFFGQLSSALANLEDSGFDYQIVFLEASEEVLVKRFKESRRPHPLAPEGGILDGLEKERALLADMRARANYVIDTTNLSARELRAEISAKFGDPSSAPRIGVTVVSFGFKLGIPKDADMVFDVRFLPNPHYVESLRPLTGNAPEVRQYVLRWPVTKRFLHRAFDLLKFLLPEYVREGKSNLVVAVGCTGGKHRSVTIANRITEYLREEGYRARAVHRDVEIPIPETPID, encoded by the coding sequence TCAAGCGGGTCGCGCTTGTCATCGATGTCCGCGGCGAGGAGTTTTTCGGCCAGCTCTCATCTGCCCTGGCCAACCTTGAGGACTCGGGGTTCGATTACCAGATTGTTTTCTTGGAGGCCTCCGAGGAGGTGCTGGTGAAGAGGTTCAAGGAAAGCCGACGCCCCCACCCGCTGGCGCCCGAGGGTGGTATCCTCGACGGCCTCGAGAAGGAGCGCGCGCTCCTTGCAGATATGCGTGCACGGGCCAACTACGTGATCGATACGACTAACCTGTCCGCCCGGGAACTCCGGGCGGAAATCTCTGCGAAGTTCGGAGATCCTTCGTCCGCTCCGAGGATAGGGGTCACCGTCGTATCCTTCGGTTTCAAGCTCGGCATCCCAAAGGATGCGGACATGGTTTTCGACGTCCGGTTTCTCCCCAACCCTCACTACGTGGAATCCCTCCGCCCGCTGACCGGGAATGCCCCGGAAGTCCGCCAGTACGTGTTGAGATGGCCCGTCACCAAACGCTTCCTGCACAGGGCGTTCGATCTCCTCAAGTTCCTCCTCCCAGAGTATGTTCGGGAAGGCAAGTCCAATCTGGTTGTGGCCGTGGGATGCACCGGCGGCAAGCACCGGTCGGTGACGATTGCAAACAGGATCACCGAGTACCTGAGAGAGGAAGGATACCGCGCCCGCGCGGTGCATAGGGATGTGGAAATCCCAATCCCGGAGACTCCCATAGACTGA
- a CDS encoding spore maturation protein, which yields MQAGVELITRVSVWLVPAFLLGIPLIGAAKGLKVYDLFIEGASEGLLVAARLVPYLIAIFIAVSLLRESGALALASRVLGPVAGAMGINPDLIGLALLRPISGSGSLAMLAGILQAHGPDSFVGRLACTMQGSSDTTLYILAVYFGSVGVTRTRHALLVGLAADIAGFAGAVVACRLLFG from the coding sequence GTGCAGGCAGGCGTTGAGCTGATAACCCGTGTTTCGGTCTGGCTGGTGCCGGCGTTTCTGCTCGGCATACCCCTCATCGGTGCGGCTAAAGGGCTCAAGGTGTATGATCTCTTCATCGAGGGCGCGTCGGAAGGGCTTCTCGTCGCGGCCAGACTCGTCCCCTATCTCATCGCAATCTTCATCGCTGTGAGCTTGCTCAGGGAATCTGGGGCACTGGCCCTAGCCAGCAGGGTTCTAGGCCCGGTGGCCGGGGCGATGGGAATCAACCCGGACCTGATCGGCCTCGCCCTTCTTCGGCCCATATCCGGCTCGGGTTCTCTTGCGATGCTAGCGGGGATACTCCAAGCGCATGGGCCAGATTCGTTCGTGGGCCGCTTAGCCTGCACCATGCAGGGGTCAAGCGACACTACCCTGTATATTCTGGCAGTGTACTTCGGCTCGGTGGGCGTGACCAGAACTCGACATGCGCTCTTGGTTGGGCTTGCGGCGGACATTGCAGGGTTCGCAGGTGCTGTCGTTGCGTGCAGGCTTCTCTTCGGCTAG
- the rpoN gene encoding RNA polymerase factor sigma-54, translating to MQMTYEMSLKQVQKLVMTPELRQAITILQLPTVELLKYVENELLVNPVLEETEAGETGDMASGSDSRAPQGGEVDWERYFGDGTDLGYVREPRDPDPEDGPGDTVRWEPTLADQLRLQLHIASGCSEVRRIGEYLLGCMDENGFISGDGADIAEALGVSQEAVESVRRLIQGFEPVGVGSRDLTECLEVQIDASDASETTRKLARRIVLQHLEDVARGRVSYIAQALGATPQDVQEAIDLIRSLNPRPGANYQSGPDVRYIVPDVFIERVDGDYIVLLNDTAVPRLVVSRFYRSMLSDRGADESAKEFIREKLNSALWLIRSIEQRRSTIQRVTESIVRFQRDFLDYGIKRLHPLTLRQVAQDIGVHESTVSRATVGKYAQTPRGTFELRFFFGSGVSTSEGDAASAASIKKLISEMITREDQKAPLSDREIAEALGRQGICISRRTVAKYREEMAVPSSAKRKRY from the coding sequence ATGCAGATGACTTACGAAATGTCTCTGAAGCAGGTTCAGAAACTTGTGATGACGCCGGAACTCCGGCAGGCCATCACCATTCTTCAGTTGCCCACAGTCGAGCTCCTGAAGTATGTCGAGAATGAACTCCTGGTGAACCCCGTTCTCGAGGAAACAGAGGCCGGCGAGACCGGGGACATGGCCTCCGGGTCCGATTCCCGCGCGCCACAAGGCGGGGAGGTAGACTGGGAAAGGTACTTCGGGGACGGAACGGATCTTGGGTACGTACGGGAGCCGAGAGACCCCGATCCCGAGGATGGGCCAGGTGACACAGTGAGGTGGGAGCCGACCCTCGCAGATCAGCTTCGCCTTCAGCTGCACATTGCATCTGGGTGTAGTGAAGTAAGGAGGATTGGGGAGTACCTGCTCGGGTGCATGGATGAAAACGGTTTCATCTCGGGAGACGGTGCGGATATCGCGGAGGCTCTCGGAGTCTCCCAGGAGGCTGTCGAGTCCGTTCGCCGTCTAATCCAGGGGTTCGAACCGGTCGGAGTGGGCTCGCGTGACCTCACAGAGTGTTTGGAAGTTCAGATAGATGCGTCCGATGCTTCGGAGACCACGCGGAAGCTCGCCCGACGGATTGTCTTACAGCACCTGGAGGACGTCGCCCGGGGCCGGGTATCCTATATCGCGCAGGCGCTAGGCGCAACCCCACAGGACGTTCAGGAAGCCATAGACCTCATAAGATCGCTAAATCCGAGGCCGGGGGCGAACTACCAGTCCGGACCGGACGTGCGGTACATCGTCCCTGATGTGTTCATCGAGAGGGTAGACGGTGACTACATCGTCCTGCTCAACGACACTGCCGTTCCCAGGCTTGTCGTAAGCAGGTTCTACAGGTCCATGCTCAGTGACAGGGGGGCGGATGAATCCGCAAAGGAGTTCATCAGGGAGAAACTCAACTCCGCGCTGTGGCTGATAAGAAGCATCGAGCAGCGGAGGAGCACCATACAACGGGTGACTGAGTCCATAGTCCGATTCCAGCGTGACTTCCTGGACTACGGCATCAAGCGGTTGCATCCCCTTACGCTCAGGCAGGTCGCTCAGGACATCGGAGTGCACGAATCCACAGTCAGCCGGGCTACGGTGGGCAAGTACGCCCAGACCCCCAGAGGGACATTCGAACTGCGGTTCTTCTTCGGGAGTGGTGTGTCCACCAGTGAGGGTGATGCGGCCTCGGCGGCGAGCATAAAGAAGCTCATCAGTGAGATGATTACCCGTGAGGATCAAAAGGCCCCGCTTTCGGACAGGGAGATCGCCGAGGCGCTCGGAAGGCAAGGGATATGCATCTCCCGGAGAACGGTCGCCAAATACCGGGAGGAGATGGCGGTGCCCTCGTCCGCGAAGAGGAAGAGGTACTGA
- the whiA gene encoding DNA-binding protein WhiA gives MTHEASCAGGGDCPVEFYDRTKEELVRVMPARDCCRIAELSALVKTDGTIEVSEGSLSLVLADSNAAVARKIVALLREVGGSDVEVTVRKGRTLRRGNTYLVRIPKEADAVSLLERLGIWGDGGIESGIPRSVVRQRCCKRSYVRGAFLGAGYVSEPGRGYHLEIAVDDRPYGEAIAKLLQEFDIHPRIIERRDHSVVYLKDSDDVVELLRVMEATGALLDLENTRIVRSIRNNVNRLVNAENANVAKSVEASCRQIQDIELITEAMGLSRLPETLASIARARLDNPEASLSELGEMVHPPIGKSGVNHRMRRLARIAQRIRDRGEPGCR, from the coding sequence ATGACCCATGAGGCGTCCTGCGCAGGTGGGGGTGACTGCCCGGTGGAGTTCTACGACCGCACCAAGGAGGAACTGGTACGGGTTATGCCCGCCCGGGATTGCTGTAGGATTGCGGAACTCTCCGCCCTGGTCAAGACGGATGGTACCATTGAGGTATCCGAGGGAAGCCTGTCGCTGGTGCTCGCCGATTCCAACGCTGCAGTGGCCCGCAAGATAGTCGCTCTGCTGCGCGAAGTTGGTGGGTCCGATGTCGAGGTTACCGTCAGGAAGGGCAGGACGCTCAGGCGCGGAAACACATATCTCGTCAGGATTCCCAAAGAAGCCGATGCTGTGTCACTCCTCGAGCGGCTTGGCATATGGGGTGACGGTGGCATAGAGTCCGGAATCCCGAGGAGCGTGGTTCGGCAGCGGTGCTGCAAGCGGTCATATGTCCGCGGGGCTTTTCTTGGTGCAGGTTATGTCAGTGAGCCGGGACGCGGGTATCATCTGGAAATCGCCGTCGACGACAGGCCGTACGGCGAGGCCATTGCCAAGCTCCTCCAGGAGTTCGACATACACCCCCGAATAATCGAAAGACGCGATCACTCGGTGGTATATCTCAAGGATAGTGATGATGTGGTCGAACTCCTCAGGGTGATGGAGGCCACCGGCGCACTACTGGATCTCGAAAACACGCGGATAGTCAGATCGATAAGGAACAATGTCAACAGGCTGGTCAACGCGGAGAATGCCAACGTTGCCAAGAGCGTTGAAGCGTCGTGCAGGCAAATACAAGATATTGAACTCATCACGGAGGCCATGGGCCTTTCGCGCCTCCCCGAGACCCTTGCTTCCATAGCCCGGGCCCGCCTGGACAACCCCGAGGCCAGCCTGAGTGAGCTGGGGGAGATGGTGCATCCCCCGATCGGTAAGTCCGGGGTGAATCATAGAATGCGAAGGCTCGCGCGGATCGCGCAGAGGATCCGCGATCGAGGTGAACCAGGATGCAGATGA
- a CDS encoding spore maturation protein, producing MMSIIWIGMLAVGILVGASTGDPQLITGAALSASREAVQLALGLAGSIALWSGLARIAERAGVMDAIAALARPVIAPLFPDLPRRSPALSSIAMSVGANLLGLGSAATPLGLRAMRQMWEAGGQTDTATDPMCTFLAITASSVTLVPSTVVALRAQLGSASPAEVIGTTIFATCCSTGVAILLDAAARHSARRRRGRQVRRGGDVGAGRR from the coding sequence ATGATGAGCATCATATGGATCGGTATGCTGGCGGTGGGCATTCTGGTGGGTGCTAGTACTGGCGACCCTCAGCTCATCACAGGTGCAGCCCTGAGTGCCTCCCGTGAGGCAGTCCAGTTGGCTCTGGGTCTCGCCGGGTCAATAGCACTCTGGTCGGGCCTCGCCCGGATCGCCGAGCGCGCTGGCGTCATGGATGCTATCGCCGCCTTGGCGAGACCGGTCATCGCTCCCCTCTTCCCTGACCTTCCGCGCAGGTCGCCCGCGTTATCGTCCATCGCCATGAGCGTGGGTGCAAACCTCCTGGGACTGGGGAGCGCCGCCACGCCCTTGGGGTTGCGTGCGATGCGGCAAATGTGGGAGGCCGGCGGGCAGACCGACACAGCCACGGACCCCATGTGCACGTTCCTGGCCATAACCGCCTCCAGTGTGACCCTGGTTCCCAGCACAGTCGTAGCGCTTCGCGCCCAGCTAGGCTCAGCAAGCCCAGCAGAAGTGATTGGGACCACGATATTTGCCACATGCTGCTCCACCGGAGTTGCCATTCTCCTGGACGCGGCAGCCAGACACAGCGCTAGACGGCGCCGAGGCCGGCAGGTCAGACGGGGGGGTGATGTAGGTGCAGGCAGGCGTTGA